One Portunus trituberculatus isolate SZX2019 chromosome 43, ASM1759143v1, whole genome shotgun sequence DNA segment encodes these proteins:
- the LOC123518193 gene encoding DNA-(apurinic or apyrimidinic site) endonuclease 2-like, with amino-acid sequence MSLRILSWNINGLRSLKTGMKEFLTSLEADIICLQETKVTRDMLEESQAIVEGYSSYFSFSRKRNGYSGVATFCSQRATPFAAQEGLSGLFQGELRGGSGEQASLPGTWTEEELKDLDSEGRAVVTQHLIKDENGKERAVAIINVYCPRVDPEKPERRRFKLHFYELLRQRAAAVSGMDSHVIIVGDINTSHKRIDHCDPEKSEAFESRLERRYLDNFLKSLCFDGHEKDSQDEAKSAPSCEGKENSGGALDSLGVSELEQEDEEFQLLSSSTNFQVIDTFRYFHPFKEEAFTCWNVSTNSRSTNYGTRIDYIFCDEGFLPQVKDSLILQDVMGSDHCPIAVVVAGMFVPSYQLPPCCTKFFPEFRGQQQKLSSYFQPISASEKQNNLSIHKPLMPLKVTTENMQNTSKRKNIVGKGKTTDKKQCTEKQRSISSFFSLKTSSLTNSSEDFIDDEKSNCESQISENSGSDYTSGDTNHTCDSGSQSSESSQGSLCSTPSQSDKEDTTGSNRKSNHTKNQGWGFLMKGPKPAPVCSGHKEPCVLQTVKKKGPNINRQFYACARGVGKEGDPNARCNFFKWVSR; translated from the exons GTGATATGCTTGAGGAGTCCCAGGCCATTGTTGAAGGTTACTCATCTTACTTCAGTTTTTCAAGAAAGAG GAATGGATATTCAGGAGTGGCCACATTCTGCTCTCAGAGAGCCACTCCCTTTGCTGCACAGGAAGGGCTATCAG GTTTATTCCAGGGTGAGCTGAGAGGTGGTAGTGGGGAGCAAGCAAGTCTTCCTGGCACATGGACTGAGGAGGAACTGAAGGATCTTGATAGTGAAGGCCGAGCTGTTGTGACACAGCACTTAATAAAG GATGAGAATGGCAAGGAGAGAGCAGTGGCCATCATCAATGTTTACTGTCCACGAGTAGATCCTGAAAAACCTGAACGTCGACGTTTCAAACTACACTTTTATGAATTGCTGCGGCAGAGGGCAGCTGCAGTTTCAGGCATGGACTCTCACGTCATCATCGTGGGGGACATCAACACTTCCCACAAGAGAATTGACCACTGTGATCCTGAGAAAAGTGAG GCTTTTGAAAGCAGACTGGAACGAAGGTACCTGGACAACTTTCTGAAATCTCTGTGCTTTGATGGTCATGAGAAGGACTCTCAAGATGAAGCAAAATCAGCACCAagttgtgaaggaaaagaaaacagtggtGGGGCATTAGATTCATTAGGAGTGTCTGAACTGGAGCAAGAGGATGAAGAGTTTCAGTTACTGTCATCAAGCACAAATTTTCAAGTGATAGACACCTTCCGTTACTTTCATCCCTTTAAAGAAGAAGCCTTTACTTGCTGGAATGTCTCCACTAACAGTAGATCAACCAATTATGGAACTCGAATAGATTACATATTTTGTGATGAAGGTTTCCTCCCACAAGTGAAAGACAGTTTAATTCTGCAGGATGTCATGGGAAGTGACCATTGCCCCATTGCTGTAGTGGTTGCAGGGATGTTTGTTCCTTCCTATCAGCTCCCTCCCTGTTGTACAAAGTTCTTCCCAGAGTTTCGAGGACAACAGCAAAAGTTGTCTTCCTACTTTCAACCAATAAGTGCCTCTGAAAAGCAGAATAATTTGTCAATCCATAAACCTCTAATGCCTTTGAAAGTAACTACTGAAAACATGCAAAATACcagtaaaagaaagaacattgttgggaaaggaaagacaactGATAAAAAGCAGTgtacagaaaaacaaaggagtatcagttccttcttttctttgaagACAAGCAGTCTGACAAATTCATCAGAAGATTTCATAGATGATGAGAAGAGTAATTGTGAAAGTCAAATCTCAGAAAACTCAGGATCTGATTATACTTCTGGTGACACTAACCATACATGTGATTCTGGTTCACAGTCTAGTGAAAGCTCTCAAGGCAGTTTATGCTCTACACCCTCTCAAAGTGACAAGGAAGACACTACAGGAAGTAACAGGAAATCAAATCATACTAAGAATCAGGGTTGGGGATTCCTTATGAAGGGGCCCAAGCCAGCACCAGTTTGCTCAGGCCACAAGGAGCCATGTGTCCTGCAGACGGTTAAGAAGAAGGGACCAAACATCAACCGCCAGTTCTATGCATGTGCTCGAGgtgtagggaaggagggagacccTAATGCTCGGTGTAACTTTTTCAAATGGGTTTCTCGATAA